Proteins co-encoded in one Astyanax mexicanus isolate ESR-SI-001 chromosome 1, AstMex3_surface, whole genome shotgun sequence genomic window:
- the rmdn3 gene encoding regulator of microtubule dynamics protein 3 — translation MSSAGRSGLIGLAAGVTLSTGVIAFLIIREMLRRRNQRLLLETGGPGQLVVDGRLPLTQHGRDPALLASALRGLTPEQHTELRNTLDEVMMSVSSLRNEVAELRSGLSEIAGTIIEDVRKGVEESQRSRRRRHFLPRERSDSMSSSSIYFTASTGTASAYDDSEGGYSTAYSNVESDYTDRETDRESDKEGEADEDNDNSDDDEEKSCVTVLTLRQDDSQQEEDEGDDDYVEEVAVTEEPSPELALLLTHSDLLHNGDSDKKAEGFNLLRENKPLYGNSVEFLWRLARAYNDMCEHVADQEEKRSYAEQGRDEAEAALQHNGLNAECHKWFAVLTGQSSQYESMHGKLKSSHILKEHLDRALSLRDDDPLCYYLLGRWCFEISRLSWVEKKTAAALFETLPDSCLNDALENFLKAEELNPGFSKNVRLYIAKCHKELGNHSEARNWAQLALSMPSNSLQDSGVSALEAELQILIDRTADLSV, via the exons ATGAGCTCGGCCGGGAGGAGCGGGCTGATCGGGCTGGCTGCCGGGGTCACCCTGAGCACCGGGGTGATCGCCTTCCTCATCATTAGAGAAATGCTGAGGCGGAGAAACCAGCGGCTCTTACTGGAGACCGGCGGCCCGGGGCAGCTCGTGGTGGACGGGCGCCTCCCCTTAACGCAGCACGGCCGAG ACCCGGCCCTGTTGGCATCTGCCCTGCGTGGTTTGACGCCAGAGCAGCACACTGAGCTGAGGAACACTCTGGATGAGGTGATGATGAGTGTGTCCAGCCTGAGGAACGAAGTGGCTGAGCTCCGATCTGGCCTGAGCGAAATCGCTGGCACCATTATTGAGGATGTTCG TAAAGGAGTGGAGGAGAGTCAGAGGTCACGGCGGCGGCGGCACTTTTTGCCGCGGGAGCGCTCTGACTCCATGAGTTCCAGCTCTATCTATTTCACTGCCAGTACCGGCACAGCCAGTGCTTATGATGACAGTGAGGGAGG ATATTCTACAGCCTACTCCAATGTTGAGTCGGattacacagacagagagacggaTAGAGAGTCAGATAAAGAGGGAGAAGCCGATGAAGATAACGATAACTCGGACGATGATGAGGAAAAGAGCTGTGTTACAGTGCTGACACTCAGACAGGACGACTCTcagcaagaggaagatgaaggagATGATGATTATGTAGAAGAGGTTGCAGTAACGGAGGAGCCGAGCCCTGAACTCGCTCTTCTGCTCACCCACAGTGACCTGCTGCACAATGGAGACTCTGACAAGAAAGCAGAGGGGTTTAATCTACTGAGAGAAAACAAACCTCTG TATGGCAATAGCGTAGAGTTTCTCTGGCGACTGGCTCGAGCCTACAATGACATGTGTGAGCATGTGGCAGATCAGGAGGAGAAGCGGAGCTATGCAGAGCAAG GTCGTGATGAGGCAGAAGCAGCACTTCAGCATAATGGACTTAATGCAGAATGCCATAAATG GTTTGCTGTTCTGACTGGTCAGTCATCACAGTATGAAAGCATGCATGGTAAACTGAAAAGCAGCCATATTCTGAAG GAGCATCTAGACAGAGCTCTGTCTCTCCGAGATGACGACCCACTCTGTTACTACCTGCTGGGCCGCTGGTGCTTTGAG ATAAGCCGACTGAGCTGGGTggagaaaaaaacagcagctgCTCTTTTCGAGACTCTGCCTGACTCCTGTCTGAACGACGCTCTAGAGAATTTCCTTAAG GCTGAGGAGCTGAACCCAGGTTTCTCCAAAAACGTGAGATTGTACATTGCGAAG tgtcATAAGGAGCTTGGGAATCACTCAGAAGCTCGAAACTGGGCCCAGCTAGCTCTGAGCATGCCTAGCAACAGCCTCCAG GATTCTGGCGTATCTGCTCTGGAGGCAGAGCTACAGATTTTGATTGACCGCACAGCAGACCTATCGGTGTGA